A section of the Roseivirga sp. BDSF3-8 genome encodes:
- a CDS encoding zinc-binding alcohol dehydrogenase family protein, with protein MKALFLTDQTDNHLRIGDIDKPEPAKGEALIKIKASALNHRDQWMREGKYPGIRYETILGSDASGIVEKVNGEGAEWEGRHVVINPNIGWGEDPSVQKSDYSILGMPVNGTMAEYVSVPVDRLKEIPSHLNFSQAASLPLAGLTAYRALFTHGKLQKGQHVLINGIGGGVAQMAFMFAKAAGATVSVTSGTQEKLDLMKKKGAAGTYNYKEDNWAKSALKEQGGFHLCIDSAGGEGLNNLVKCTRPGGRIVFYGATTGMPKNLDLFRLFWNQITLQGSTMGNDQEFSDMIDFVADHKLVPEVDSVRPLAEAEEAFDAMKNFSQTGKLVLEMNA; from the coding sequence ATGAAAGCACTTTTTTTAACGGATCAAACAGACAATCACCTAAGAATCGGGGACATAGATAAACCGGAGCCAGCTAAGGGGGAGGCCCTTATCAAAATAAAAGCTTCAGCATTAAACCATCGCGACCAATGGATGCGGGAAGGAAAATACCCCGGCATCCGGTATGAAACCATTCTAGGAAGCGATGCCTCCGGCATAGTTGAGAAGGTAAATGGCGAAGGCGCTGAATGGGAAGGAAGACATGTTGTTATCAACCCAAATATAGGCTGGGGAGAGGACCCCAGCGTACAGAAAAGTGATTACAGTATATTAGGAATGCCGGTAAATGGCACTATGGCAGAATATGTATCTGTGCCTGTAGACCGGTTAAAAGAAATTCCCTCCCATCTTAACTTTTCACAAGCTGCAAGTTTACCTCTGGCAGGCCTTACAGCGTACCGAGCCCTCTTTACCCACGGGAAGCTGCAAAAAGGCCAGCACGTACTTATCAATGGCATCGGCGGTGGTGTGGCTCAGATGGCTTTCATGTTCGCCAAGGCAGCCGGTGCCACCGTATCCGTTACCTCCGGCACTCAGGAAAAGCTTGATCTGATGAAAAAGAAGGGAGCTGCCGGCACATATAATTATAAAGAAGATAATTGGGCTAAATCGGCATTGAAAGAACAGGGCGGATTTCATCTCTGCATAGATAGTGCCGGAGGAGAGGGATTAAATAATCTGGTTAAATGCACCAGACCAGGGGGGCGTATAGTATTTTATGGGGCCACTACCGGCATGCCTAAAAACCTGGACCTGTTCAGACTCTTTTGGAACCAGATAACCCTTCAGGGAAGTACCATGGGTAATGACCAGGAGTTTTCTGATATGATCGATTTTGTAGCAGACCACAAGCTTGTGCCGGAAGTGGACTCCGTCAGGCCACTTGCTGAAGCCGAAGAGGCTTTTGACGCAATGAAAAACTTTAGTCAGACAGGTAAGTTAGTATTGGAAATGAATGCCTAG